CTGGTGCGCAGTATTTCTTTGAAGTCTGCTAGTGTTATCTCCCTAGGTTGAGCAGACTTATCACTCGCCTTACCGCTTTCAAAGAGCTCCGTAACCACCTTAATCTGAGCCGCTTGACAAACATCCCTTATATCGCTCCCAGTATAACCCTCGGTGTACTTCGCCAACTCCTCAAGCTTAATCGACGGGTCGAGCCTTAAGGGTGCTGTGTAGTATCGGAACATGCTCACACGTGCAGCAGCATCAGGTAGGGGGATGTAGATACGCTTCTGAAACCTTCTTACGAAAGGCCAATCAAGAGACCAAGGCTTATTCGTCGCACCTATAACATAGAGGTGGAGGTGCTTACCCTTATCCGCTATACCATCCATCTCCTTCAGAAACTGGTTTCTGACCCTAACCTCGCCCCCAACCTCTTGGTTGCGTGTTCCGAGCAAAGAATCCAACTCATCTATGAAGATGATGACAGGCGTATTCTCCTTCTCGATTATGCTACGTGCAGTAAGGAAGAGTCGTGCAACATTCTTCTCAGCCTCACCAAGCCACTTTGACATAATTGACGCTGCATCAACAGTCATAAACGTGGCATTAATCTCAGCGGCAGCCGCAGCAGCTAACATAGTCTTGCCGCAGCCAGGTGGACCGTAGAGTAGTATACCTCTAGGCCAACCTAGTGGGAAGAGGTCTGGGCGCTGAACCGGGTATATTATACACTCTTTTATGGCTTGCTTAGCCTGCTCTAACCCTATAACCTCATCCCAAGTCACCTTCGGTTTTTCGTGCAACACAAGATCGTCAAATGTCGCCTTAAGTGACTCTACGATCTTTGGTGCTGCTACGCTATCTTCCGCGCCATTCTGTCCATCACTTAGACCCTGCAACGCTTTTACCCGCTCTTGATAGGCTTTGGCACGCTCGATGTAGAGTCTGTTGAGGTTATAGTCTGGGTAGATCTTCGCTAAAGTTATGAGCGTCTGGATAGCTTTCTGATACATCTGTATAGCCATCCCTCTAGCGCCTTGAGAATCAAGTCTAATGGCTTCAGCAGCGTATCTTCGCGCAGCCTCCTCTAACTCTTGCGCAGCTGACAACCTTCTAGGCCACCTCCGGTGCTAGTTTGGGGACGCTTTCTTCGCTGATCATCTTTAGGGCGATCTGCTCGACTATGTTGATACGTAGGTTCAGAGTGACCGCGGCTTCTATGATGTTGTATTCGCCTCTTTCTGCGAAGAATCTTCTAACCTTCTCCTCAACTTTACTATTCACCTTACCCTTGGTAACATCGTAGCCAACTTTATCCGACTCGGTAAGTTGGGTTAAGGTCTGCATCTTTTGGAAGATGGTATCTCCTTTTGCCTGCTGTAGAAAAGAGGGTAAAGACTCATCTATCTCGCTGGCTAGATGCAGAGCATATCTCTCAGCGTCCTCAGTAAGACCCTCCACACTACCATTTGGGTCAAAGTAGAAGCCACAGGACAGGTTACTTAGATCTGCTAACGCCTCTGATAGTGTTTTGGTTGCTTCTGAAGCTATGTTTTCAAGGGCTGGTGTAAGATCTTCTTCGCCGTAAAGCCGCTTTATGATTGTTGCTGCTGTAGACATGTGGCTCATAGCTTCATTTATATCGCGGATGCTCTCACAGCGTGTGATGATATGGGTTAAGGCTACTTCGCATAAAGAAACTGCGTTTATCACCTTCCTCAACTCATTACACTCATCTGAGTAAAGGGTAATCTTCACAGCATCATTTGACTCCTGCGCCTTTTCAAGAGCATCTACCAGAGCCTGCCTTCTCGCCTCTAACCTACTCTTTAGCAAGTGTAGTTGATGCCTTTCCTCTTCAATCTTTAGAATAGCTGCACCAATCCTCTCCTTCAACCCTCTCCTCCTAAACCCCACAACCCTTCTCAAGCCAGTAAGCATCTAACACCACCACGCAAACAGAAAATAAACAAAAAGATGTGAGAAGACCCACCACGAACCACATTTGTAGCTGTGGTGGGTTTCATCTACGATGCCCTTGTCTCTTAGCTTATGCCTTCAAGCGTGTCGGATGTCTTTACGGATGTAGGTAGGTCTGGGAACTTTTCACGCATCTTCTGCTCAGCGACTGCTGAGGCTTCGGCTAGTATTCTCTCAGCATCTTCGTTTGCGGCCTCAAAGTTGATTGTTGCTGCGCCGAGCTGACCAGCATCTACCAATATGCTCCCGAGCAGGTTGCTTATTTCGCTGATCTCATTCTCGGCTTCAGGCAAGACAGATACCAGACCGCTCTTTATGTTTCTTATGACGCCCATCGCTGGAGCAAGCGTTACAACGATGTCACCAAGCTCCTGCACCGTGTTAAGCCTAAGTACTATCTGCTCCAACGCGAGCTTCGCTGACGTCACCATTTTATTCATCTTTCTGATCTCAGCGAGCTCGTTAGCGAAGACCGTTGCGTGCTGCATGTCGTGCTTCTGTATAGCGGCCACTACCCTATTGAAGATCGCAGCGTCCCTCTCCTTCAACTTCAGCGAGGTAGCATCCAGCTTAGAGATTTGAATCTGGATCTGCCTAACAGCTGCTTCCAGCCTTGGCTTC
The Nitrososphaerota archaeon DNA segment above includes these coding regions:
- a CDS encoding AAA family ATPase, with product MAIQMYQKAIQTLITLAKIYPDYNLNRLYIERAKAYQERVKALQGLSDGQNGAEDSVAAPKIVESLKATFDDLVLHEKPKVTWDEVIGLEQAKQAIKECIIYPVQRPDLFPLGWPRGILLYGPPGCGKTMLAAAAAAEINATFMTVDAASIMSKWLGEAEKNVARLFLTARSIIEKENTPVIIFIDELDSLLGTRNQEVGGEVRVRNQFLKEMDGIADKGKHLHLYVIGATNKPWSLDWPFVRRFQKRIYIPLPDAAARVSMFRYYTAPLRLDPSIKLEELAKYTEGYTGSDIRDVCQAAQIKVVTELFESGKASDKSAQPREITLADFKEILRTRKASVSKEMIAAYNSWSEKFQAL